One stretch of Cohnella algarum DNA includes these proteins:
- the yfmF gene encoding EF-P 5-aminopentanol modification-associated protein YfmF, translating into MSTETFQRGSLGRLRLHVLPTKRFKTFALTLFVGIPLTESRVTPVALAPFVLRRGTAKYPETISFRERLDELYGAGFGFDIYKRGDYQIVQFKLDIINDRFVSSSEPLLKEAIDFLGEAVTTPALEAGHFRSRYVEAEKTTVRKRIEAIINDKIRYAAERCVEEMCKDEPYRLLALGRKEALDGIDAGALYGEYERWLDEAAFDLYVSGDTTLEEVGKLAQAAFRLTGRSPAAYSPPRLTRARPEPQTIVERLDVGQGKLNLGLRTGLSYGDERYPSLLMYNGLLGAFPHSKLFVNVREKASLAYYASSRLDGHKGLLTIQSGIEIANYEKALGIIQEQLASMRRGEIGEDDMRRTKAMLANQLRELQDSAFERISFDFNNVLSGTERTNAGLLERIDAVTPDQVAEVAQTVELDTIYFLRDRKGGD; encoded by the coding sequence TTGTCTACGGAAACTTTCCAGCGGGGAAGCTTGGGCCGGCTGCGCTTGCACGTGTTGCCGACCAAACGGTTCAAAACCTTCGCATTGACGTTGTTCGTCGGCATTCCGCTGACGGAATCGAGGGTAACGCCGGTCGCGCTCGCTCCATTCGTCCTGCGCCGGGGCACGGCGAAATATCCCGAGACGATCTCGTTCCGGGAACGGCTGGACGAACTTTACGGGGCGGGCTTCGGCTTCGACATTTACAAACGCGGCGATTATCAGATCGTCCAGTTCAAGCTGGATATCATCAACGATCGCTTCGTGTCCTCTTCCGAACCGCTGCTCAAGGAAGCGATCGATTTCCTCGGAGAAGCGGTTACGACGCCCGCGCTGGAAGCCGGGCATTTTCGTTCGCGTTACGTGGAAGCGGAGAAAACGACGGTTCGCAAACGGATCGAAGCGATCATCAACGATAAAATCCGTTACGCCGCCGAGCGCTGCGTCGAGGAGATGTGCAAGGACGAACCGTACCGCCTGCTTGCCCTGGGGCGCAAGGAGGCGCTGGACGGTATCGATGCCGGCGCGCTTTACGGCGAGTACGAACGCTGGCTTGACGAAGCGGCATTCGATTTGTACGTATCGGGCGATACGACGCTTGAGGAAGTCGGGAAGCTGGCGCAAGCGGCGTTCAGGCTGACCGGCAGGTCTCCCGCCGCGTATTCTCCGCCTCGGCTGACGCGGGCCCGACCCGAACCGCAAACAATCGTCGAACGGCTGGACGTCGGGCAAGGGAAGCTGAACCTGGGACTTCGGACGGGGCTTTCTTACGGGGACGAACGCTACCCGTCCTTGCTCATGTACAACGGGCTGCTCGGGGCGTTCCCGCATTCGAAGCTGTTCGTCAACGTCCGGGAAAAGGCAAGCCTCGCTTATTACGCCTCCTCCCGCCTCGACGGGCACAAAGGGTTGCTGACGATTCAATCGGGAATCGAAATCGCCAACTACGAGAAGGCGCTCGGCATTATCCAGGAGCAGCTCGCTTCGATGCGCCGCGGCGAAATCGGCGAAGACGACATGCGACGGACGAAAGCGATGCTGGCCAATCAGCTGCGCGAGCTGCAGGACTCCGCCTTCGAGCGCATTTCTTTCGATTTCAACAACGTTCTCTCCGGAACCGAGCGCACGAACGCCGGTCTGCTTGAACGAATCGATGCCGTAACCCCCGATCAGGTGGCGGAGGTCGCGCAAACCGTCGAGCTGGACACGATTTACTTTTTGCGGGACCGAAAAGGGGGGGATTGA